In the Candidatus Methylomirabilota bacterium genome, one interval contains:
- a CDS encoding LLM class flavin-dependent oxidoreductase yields MKFGLALSVQHRPQDAQAARFREHLAQATLARSVGFSSIWASQHYLSAPFTYFQPVPMLARVAAEVDGLTLGTGVLVLPLYHPLEAAEQLATLDVICGGRLIAGVGLGYRDPENETFGLGIEELSRDRFIVGDPAEVRDEIARYRDRLGATMMIFRVQWPGLEQAAVLRSIRLLGEQVLPYFE; encoded by the coding sequence GTGAAGTTCGGCCTGGCGCTCTCGGTCCAGCACCGCCCGCAGGACGCGCAGGCCGCGCGCTTCCGCGAGCACCTCGCGCAGGCGACGCTGGCGCGGTCGGTCGGGTTCAGTTCGATCTGGGCCAGCCAGCATTATCTCTCGGCGCCGTTCACCTACTTCCAGCCCGTCCCGATGCTGGCTCGCGTCGCCGCCGAGGTGGACGGGCTGACGCTGGGAACGGGCGTCCTCGTCCTGCCCCTGTATCACCCCCTGGAAGCCGCCGAGCAGCTCGCCACCCTCGATGTGATCTGCGGAGGACGTCTGATCGCGGGCGTCGGGCTCGGCTACCGCGACCCGGAGAACGAGACGTTCGGCCTCGGCATCGAAGAGTTGAGCCGGGACCGGTTCATCGTCGGCGACCCGGCCGAGGTCAGGGACGAGATCGCGCGATATCGTGACCGGCTGGGGGCGACGATGATGATCTTCCGGGTGCAGTGGCCGGGCCTGGAGCAGGCGGCCGTGCTGCGGTCCATCCGGCTCCTGGGGGAACAGGTCTTGCCGTACTTCGAGTGA
- a CDS encoding adenylosuccinate lyase, whose product MGSHIVDSEVYGAGCASPEMAAIFTDRNRVQKWYDVETALAEAQAELGMIPAEAAAEIAR is encoded by the coding sequence ATGGGAAGCCACATCGTCGATTCCGAGGTCTACGGCGCGGGGTGTGCGTCGCCCGAGATGGCGGCGATCTTCACCGACCGGAACCGCGTGCAGAAGTGGTACGACGTCGAGACCGCCCTGGCCGAGGCGCAGGCCGAGCTCGGGATGATCCCGGCCGAGGCGGCGGCCGAGATCGCGCGCC
- a CDS encoding response regulator transcription factor: MTRVFVAAPTAALRVGLRALLDGPGLEVVGDGPAPEAAPPDAEVIVVGDGALLVAAAAAIAEDGTRAVVALADDERPAGTLRGLPLRGWALVPREAPGAELRAAVMAAAQGLVVVPAALAARLLASPPGGAGAGLAGLPEALTSREREVLDLVAQGLSNRRIAERLGISEHTAKFHVGSICGKLGAASRTEAVSLAARRGLITL, from the coding sequence ATGACCCGCGTCTTCGTCGCCGCCCCGACCGCCGCCCTGCGCGTCGGACTCCGCGCCCTCCTCGACGGGCCCGGACTCGAGGTGGTGGGCGACGGGCCGGCGCCGGAAGCCGCGCCGCCCGACGCCGAGGTCATCGTGGTCGGCGACGGCGCACTGCTGGTGGCGGCCGCCGCCGCGATCGCCGAGGACGGGACGCGGGCCGTCGTCGCGCTCGCCGACGACGAGCGGCCGGCGGGGACGCTGCGCGGGCTCCCGCTTCGCGGCTGGGCCCTCGTCCCCCGCGAGGCGCCGGGGGCCGAGCTGCGCGCGGCGGTGATGGCCGCGGCCCAGGGCCTCGTCGTCGTGCCGGCTGCGCTGGCGGCGCGGCTGCTCGCGTCGCCCCCCGGCGGAGCGGGTGCCGGTCTCGCCGGGCTTCCGGAGGCGCTCACGTCGCGCGAGCGCGAGGTCCTCGACCTCGTGGCCCAGGGGCTGTCCAACCGGCGCATCGCCGAGCGCCTCGGCATCAGCGAGCACACGGCGAAGTTCCACGTGGGCTCGATCTGCGGGAAACTCGGGGCGGCGAGCCGGACGGAGGCGGTGAGCCTCGCCGCCCGCCGAGGGCTGATCACCCTCTGA